A stretch of Brassica napus cultivar Da-Ae chromosome C6, Da-Ae, whole genome shotgun sequence DNA encodes these proteins:
- the LOC106389740 gene encoding uncharacterized protein LOC106389740 isoform X3: MSFLKVGGENMERRNGMVGPPAPRILQLPRRHSVRRRNTISPKKKDQRVKLEALFHQERSFHHEEEGGRRRGKVADGREISRSSPVDFAKWRFQAEMLRSECNLLRVEKEIAMKKMERRKKRMERTLRSAVLILLSGKQRISEGKKESNVLEDEISYLIEKLNELKSPKVKDMEVGNYRHNFDRQASVLRRELEKLDEGEVCVKGIQKMAEDSFLVNPNSLPDQNAHGENRGCSRHCKALMRKIADQARAEAEQWSEMQEMLSQVRNEMEELQTCRDFWQNRALESDSQIQNLHSSVEGWRRKALSSEAKLKNLEAEVCGLQEEMKRLRKDDKVEAAKNKLPTESEKRVLICRLKENIYSSNGDWSKYSERKTTKPSSSRQPLREIKNGSVAVRQKNSNVMRV, encoded by the exons ATGTCTTTTTTGAAAGTTGGCGGTGAAAACATGGAGAGAAGAAACGGAATGGTGGGTCCTCCTGCGCCGAGGATTCTCCAGCTGCCACGTAGGCATAGCGTTCGGAGAAGGAATACAATATCACCGAAGAAGAAGGATCAGAGAGTGAAGCTGGAGGCTCTGTTTCACCAAGAGAGGTCTTTTCATCACGAGGAGGAGGGAGGGAGGAGAAGAGGGAAAGTTGCGGACGGGAGAGAGATTAGTAGGTCTTCTCCTGTTGATTTCGCCAAGTGGAGGTTTCAGGCGGAGATGTTGAGATCAGAGTGTAATTTACTAAGGGTTGAGAAAGAGATCGctatgaagaagatggagagaaggaagaagaggatgGAGAGAACGCTAAGATCTGCTGTTCTTATTCTTCTCTCT GGGAAACAGAGAATCTCTGAAGGGAAGAAGGAGAGCAACGTTTTGGAAGATGAGATTAGCTACTTGATTGAGAAACTGAATGAGTTGAAGTCTCCAAAGGTTAAAGACATGGAAGTTGGAAACTACAGACATAACTTTGACAGGCAAGCTTCTGTTTTAAGAAGAGAGCTGGAGAAGTTAGATGAAGGAGAGGTTTGTGTTAAAGGGATTCAGAAAATGGCAGAAGATAGCTTCTTGGTCAATCCCAACTCTCTACCTGATCAAAAT GCGCATGGGGAAAATAGAGGCTGTTCTAGACATTGCAAAGCACTTATGAGGAAGATTGCAGATCAAGCAAGAGCAGAAGCAGAGCAATGGTCAGAAATGCAAGAAATGCTTAGTCAAGTGAGGAATGAAATGGAGGAACTTCAAACTTGTCGCGATTTCTGGCAAAACAGAGCTCTTGAATCAGATTCTCAGATACAGAATCTACATTCCTCA GTTGAAGGATGGAGAAGAAAAGCGTTGTCATCAGAAGCAAAGTTGAAGAACCTAGAAGCCGAGGTTTGCGGATTACAAGAAGAGATGAAAAGGTTGAGGAAGGATGATAAGGTAGAAGCAGCGAAGAACAAGTTGCCAACAGAGTCAGAGAAGAGAGTGTTGATTTGTAGGTTGAAAGAGAACATATATAGCAGCAATGGAGATTGGTCTAAGTACAGTGAGAGGAAAACAACAAAACCGTCTAGTTCAAGACAGCCTTTAAGAGAAATTAAGAACGGTTCAGTGGCAGTGAGACAGAAGAACTCCAATGTCATGAGAGTGTAA
- the LOC106389740 gene encoding uncharacterized protein LOC106389740 isoform X2 — protein sequence MSFLKVGGENMERRNGMVGPPAPRILQLPRRHSVRRRNTISPKKKDQRVKLEALFHQERSFHHEEEGGRRRGKVADGREISRSSPVDFAKWRFQAEMLRSECNLLRVEKEIAMKKMERRKKRMERTLRSAVLILLSRISEGKKESNVLEDEISYLIEKLNELKSPKVKDMEVGNYRHNFDRQASVLRRELEKLDEGEVCVKGIQKMAEDSFLVNPNSLPDQNIDTLGSKLEELSKGVFVQAHGENRGCSRHCKALMRKIADQARAEAEQWSEMQEMLSQVRNEMEELQTCRDFWQNRALESDSQIQNLHSSVEGWRRKALSSEAKLKNLEAEVCGLQEEMKRLRKDDKVEAAKNKLPTESEKRVLICRLKENIYSSNGDWSKYSERKTTKPSSSRQPLREIKNGSVAVRQKNSNVMRV from the exons ATGTCTTTTTTGAAAGTTGGCGGTGAAAACATGGAGAGAAGAAACGGAATGGTGGGTCCTCCTGCGCCGAGGATTCTCCAGCTGCCACGTAGGCATAGCGTTCGGAGAAGGAATACAATATCACCGAAGAAGAAGGATCAGAGAGTGAAGCTGGAGGCTCTGTTTCACCAAGAGAGGTCTTTTCATCACGAGGAGGAGGGAGGGAGGAGAAGAGGGAAAGTTGCGGACGGGAGAGAGATTAGTAGGTCTTCTCCTGTTGATTTCGCCAAGTGGAGGTTTCAGGCGGAGATGTTGAGATCAGAGTGTAATTTACTAAGGGTTGAGAAAGAGATCGctatgaagaagatggagagaaggaagaagaggatgGAGAGAACGCTAAGATCTGCTGTTCTTATTCTTCTCTCT AGAATCTCTGAAGGGAAGAAGGAGAGCAACGTTTTGGAAGATGAGATTAGCTACTTGATTGAGAAACTGAATGAGTTGAAGTCTCCAAAGGTTAAAGACATGGAAGTTGGAAACTACAGACATAACTTTGACAGGCAAGCTTCTGTTTTAAGAAGAGAGCTGGAGAAGTTAGATGAAGGAGAGGTTTGTGTTAAAGGGATTCAGAAAATGGCAGAAGATAGCTTCTTGGTCAATCCCAACTCTCTACCTGATCAAAAT ATAGATACATTGGGTAGTAAATTGGAGGAGTTGTCTAAAGGAGTATTTGTGCAGGCGCATGGGGAAAATAGAGGCTGTTCTAGACATTGCAAAGCACTTATGAGGAAGATTGCAGATCAAGCAAGAGCAGAAGCAGAGCAATGGTCAGAAATGCAAGAAATGCTTAGTCAAGTGAGGAATGAAATGGAGGAACTTCAAACTTGTCGCGATTTCTGGCAAAACAGAGCTCTTGAATCAGATTCTCAGATACAGAATCTACATTCCTCA GTTGAAGGATGGAGAAGAAAAGCGTTGTCATCAGAAGCAAAGTTGAAGAACCTAGAAGCCGAGGTTTGCGGATTACAAGAAGAGATGAAAAGGTTGAGGAAGGATGATAAGGTAGAAGCAGCGAAGAACAAGTTGCCAACAGAGTCAGAGAAGAGAGTGTTGATTTGTAGGTTGAAAGAGAACATATATAGCAGCAATGGAGATTGGTCTAAGTACAGTGAGAGGAAAACAACAAAACCGTCTAGTTCAAGACAGCCTTTAAGAGAAATTAAGAACGGTTCAGTGGCAGTGAGACAGAAGAACTCCAATGTCATGAGAGTGTAA
- the LOC106389740 gene encoding uncharacterized protein LOC106389740 isoform X1, with protein MSFLKVGGENMERRNGMVGPPAPRILQLPRRHSVRRRNTISPKKKDQRVKLEALFHQERSFHHEEEGGRRRGKVADGREISRSSPVDFAKWRFQAEMLRSECNLLRVEKEIAMKKMERRKKRMERTLRSAVLILLSGKQRISEGKKESNVLEDEISYLIEKLNELKSPKVKDMEVGNYRHNFDRQASVLRRELEKLDEGEVCVKGIQKMAEDSFLVNPNSLPDQNIDTLGSKLEELSKGVFVQAHGENRGCSRHCKALMRKIADQARAEAEQWSEMQEMLSQVRNEMEELQTCRDFWQNRALESDSQIQNLHSSVEGWRRKALSSEAKLKNLEAEVCGLQEEMKRLRKDDKVEAAKNKLPTESEKRVLICRLKENIYSSNGDWSKYSERKTTKPSSSRQPLREIKNGSVAVRQKNSNVMRV; from the exons ATGTCTTTTTTGAAAGTTGGCGGTGAAAACATGGAGAGAAGAAACGGAATGGTGGGTCCTCCTGCGCCGAGGATTCTCCAGCTGCCACGTAGGCATAGCGTTCGGAGAAGGAATACAATATCACCGAAGAAGAAGGATCAGAGAGTGAAGCTGGAGGCTCTGTTTCACCAAGAGAGGTCTTTTCATCACGAGGAGGAGGGAGGGAGGAGAAGAGGGAAAGTTGCGGACGGGAGAGAGATTAGTAGGTCTTCTCCTGTTGATTTCGCCAAGTGGAGGTTTCAGGCGGAGATGTTGAGATCAGAGTGTAATTTACTAAGGGTTGAGAAAGAGATCGctatgaagaagatggagagaaggaagaagaggatgGAGAGAACGCTAAGATCTGCTGTTCTTATTCTTCTCTCT GGGAAACAGAGAATCTCTGAAGGGAAGAAGGAGAGCAACGTTTTGGAAGATGAGATTAGCTACTTGATTGAGAAACTGAATGAGTTGAAGTCTCCAAAGGTTAAAGACATGGAAGTTGGAAACTACAGACATAACTTTGACAGGCAAGCTTCTGTTTTAAGAAGAGAGCTGGAGAAGTTAGATGAAGGAGAGGTTTGTGTTAAAGGGATTCAGAAAATGGCAGAAGATAGCTTCTTGGTCAATCCCAACTCTCTACCTGATCAAAAT ATAGATACATTGGGTAGTAAATTGGAGGAGTTGTCTAAAGGAGTATTTGTGCAGGCGCATGGGGAAAATAGAGGCTGTTCTAGACATTGCAAAGCACTTATGAGGAAGATTGCAGATCAAGCAAGAGCAGAAGCAGAGCAATGGTCAGAAATGCAAGAAATGCTTAGTCAAGTGAGGAATGAAATGGAGGAACTTCAAACTTGTCGCGATTTCTGGCAAAACAGAGCTCTTGAATCAGATTCTCAGATACAGAATCTACATTCCTCA GTTGAAGGATGGAGAAGAAAAGCGTTGTCATCAGAAGCAAAGTTGAAGAACCTAGAAGCCGAGGTTTGCGGATTACAAGAAGAGATGAAAAGGTTGAGGAAGGATGATAAGGTAGAAGCAGCGAAGAACAAGTTGCCAACAGAGTCAGAGAAGAGAGTGTTGATTTGTAGGTTGAAAGAGAACATATATAGCAGCAATGGAGATTGGTCTAAGTACAGTGAGAGGAAAACAACAAAACCGTCTAGTTCAAGACAGCCTTTAAGAGAAATTAAGAACGGTTCAGTGGCAGTGAGACAGAAGAACTCCAATGTCATGAGAGTGTAA